In Pseudomonas deceptionensis, a single window of DNA contains:
- a CDS encoding type II toxin-antitoxin system VapC family toxin: MFLLDTNVISELRKPQADPNVVAWARNVPAYRLYISAISLLEIETGILRLERRDPAQAVPLRNWLDNHVIPAFAGRVLSVDGSVARRCARLHVPDRSNESDALIAATALIHNMTVVTRNTKDFAFSGASLLNPWEL, from the coding sequence ATGTTCCTGCTCGATACCAACGTCATCTCTGAACTGCGTAAACCCCAGGCGGATCCCAACGTGGTAGCCTGGGCCCGCAATGTTCCGGCCTACAGGCTGTACATTTCGGCCATTAGCCTGCTTGAAATCGAAACCGGCATTTTGCGCCTGGAGCGTCGCGACCCTGCGCAAGCCGTTCCGTTGCGCAACTGGCTGGACAACCATGTCATCCCCGCTTTTGCCGGGCGCGTGCTGTCCGTAGACGGCAGCGTTGCCCGACGCTGCGCACGCCTGCACGTCCCTGACCGCAGCAACGAGAGCGATGCCCTGATCGCTGCCACTGCACTGATCCACAACATGACCGTCGTCACCCGCAATACAAAGGACTTCGCCTTCAGCGGCGCCTCCCTGCTCAACCCTTGGGAGCTCTGA
- a CDS encoding type II toxin-antitoxin system Phd/YefM family antitoxin → MSITTISSRDFNQDTSGAKKAAQNGPVYITDRGRPAHVLLCMEEYQRLTGLNASIVDLLVMPEPAVEFEPERAVITPRPVDF, encoded by the coding sequence ATGTCAATCACGACCATTTCAAGCCGCGATTTCAACCAGGACACAAGTGGTGCCAAAAAGGCAGCCCAAAATGGGCCGGTTTACATCACTGATCGTGGTCGCCCCGCCCATGTACTGCTATGCATGGAGGAGTACCAACGACTGACCGGACTGAACGCCAGCATCGTCGACCTTCTCGTCATGCCAGAGCCAGCGGTTGAATTTGAACCTGAACGCGCAGTCATCACGCCGCGCCCAGTGGACTTCTAA